The stretch of DNA CTAGAAACCTGCCGTTCACTTCTGGTTATAACAGTGTTCTTCAGAATATTGGCTCGACTCAATCGGATGGTATCGAATTTTCGATAGGAGCAAATATCATCAACAATCCTAATGGCTTCCAGTGGTCAATGGATTTTAATATCTCTAGTTACAACGAAAAGATCACAGAACTTGCACTGAAGGATGAAAATGGTAATCCAATCGATGACATCGGTAACCGCTGGTTCATCGGGCAACCTATTCGGGTGTTCTTTGATTACGAAAAAATAGGTATTTACCAAAGTAATGAGGTAGATCTGGCCAAAACTGCGGAAAACAAGGTACCTGGTGAAATCAAATTAAAGGATCAGAATGGAGATGGTATCATCACAGCTGACGACCGGGTGATCCTGGGAACAGACGTGCCCGATTTCTTGGGTGGTATCACCAACCGTTTCTCTTACAAAGGAATTGATTTGAGCTTCTTCTTCTTCTTCCGTCAAGGTGGAATGATTGGTAGCAGTTATCACACAAGCGGTAGTTTCAATGGTTTATTTGGTCGTTACAACAACTTGGACGTGGATTACTGGACACCTAATAACCCTACGAATGAAGCTCCTCGTCCTAATGAGAACCAAGAATTCCCAAGGAGTGGTTCTACTTTAGGATATTTTGATGGTAGTTTTGTCAAGTTGCGTAACGCCTCTTTGAGCTATACCCTACCTACTTCGGTAGCTGCAAAAATGAAAATGTCTCGTTTGAAGGTCTATGTTTCTGGGCAAAACCTAATGGTGTTCTCTCCATTCAAAACGGCTGACCCTGAAGTAGATGTAACCAATACGGGAAGTCTACCCTATGCAGGTGGTGGAGATTCCATCATTCCCGCAACTAAACTGATATTATTTGGTATCAATGCAGAATTTTAATTTCAGTACTCAGTTGTAAATAACTACTGAATACATTATTTTGCTATCAAATTCTTTTTTTTGCAATGCTAAAATTTTCTTTATAATGAAAAATAAAATTTATCTTCTTCTTCTCACGGTTATGGCTTTTGCTAGTCAATCCTGCGAGGATTACCTAAAGGAAGACCTGATTTCCGATGTTTCTTCAGGTACCTATTACACCACACCACAGGGTTTCGAAGATGCGGTGAAAGCTACCTATTCCTGGATGAAGCCACACTTTAGTGTAGAAAAAGGCTTTACCATGTCTGTTTTCGGCACCGACACCTATTCCAATGGTGCAGATGGTAGCTGGAAAAGGTATAACCTTTACAATGGCGACTTGAATCCATCCGATGGTTATGCACGTGATACCTGGAGGGATTTTTACCGAGGTATCAACCAGGCTAATGCCACGATCAACCGAGGTGCCAAGATCGACGGGATTAGTGAGAGCACTAAAAATCAGCGTTTAGCAGAAGTGCGTTTCTTGCGAGCCTTGTACTATTTCGTATTGGTACAAACGTACGGAGACGTACATTTGACGCTAGAAGAAACGGAAGGTGTAGAATTAGAAGCTAACCGTACCGCTGCAAGTGAAGTATACAGCCAAGCGATTATTCCTGATTTAGAATTCGCCATTTCAACCCTTCCTGACGTACAGAGTAATTATGGTCGTGCGACTAAGCCAGCTGCTGAAGGCTTATTGGCCAAGGTGCTATTAACCAGAAGCTACAAAAGCTACGCAGATGGCAATGATGCTTCACGCGCCGAACAATTGTTTAGCTCCGTGATCAACAATTACGACTTCAAATTATTGGATGATTTTTCCAGTCTGTGGGACATTAACAATGAGCAAAACTCAGAGGTTGTGTTTGCGATCCAAAACTCTAAATCACAAGTGGACGAAGGATTGGATAACCAAGGACATAGAGGACACCTTTATTTCTTGATGGAGTATGATGTTCTTCCTGGCATGACGCGCGATATCGCCAATGGCCGTCCCTGGAAGCGATTCCGTCCAACGCCTTTCTTGTTATCCCTCTGGGATAGGAATATTGATGCACGCTACGACAAAACCTTTAAGCATGCCTGGTACTCCAATACCGCAGGAAATATTCCAAAATGGACACAAGATGATGCTTCTGCAGGATACGTAGATGCTAGCCTGGTTGGTCAACCCAAATTTGAGGTAGGAGATACGGCTGTTTACATCCCTGGCCCAGGTAGAGATGCAGAATGGCCAGCAGCACGTCAAGCAAGGTCTCGTTACCTGGTCTACACAAGTGATGAATGGGACGAGCGTCGATTCCCATCTCTGAACAAATGGATTGACGATACTCGTCCTGACCGTCAAAAAGTGGAAGGGCAACGCGACTTTATCCTGATGCGTTTAGCTGATGTCCACCTCATGCGCGCTGAGGCTCGTTTAAAGCAAAACAACACAACAGGAGCCGCTGAGGACATTAATTTGATTCGTAGAAGAGGTGCATGGCCCGGTAAAGAAGATGCCAACATGATCACGGCAGCTGATGTAACCCTTGATTTCATCTTAGATGAAAGAGCACGTGAGTTGGTTGGTGAAGGTCATCGCTGGTTTGATTTGGTGCGTACCAATAAGCTGGTAGAACGGGTGCGCTTGCACAACGCTCAGGCTGCGCCTAACATCCAAGATTTCCACGTACTTCGCCCCATTCCACAGGATCAAATCGATAGAACCTTGGGAGGCTATCCACAAAATCCTGGATACCAATAAGCAAAATGCTATTTTAAGTTAGCGTTATAAAAAAAGAGGTCCGGTGCTTGCATCGGGCCTCTTTTTTTTTGCTAACTTCTGAAGTCTAAGCCGAGCAAATCTACTACAGCAAGGGAATTTGGCAAGATATGGCTGACGATATGTTCTCCTTTTTGGTAGGTATCAACATTTAGATAGGTCTCTCCTTCAGGATCGGTATGAATAATAATCTTTTGGTTCTGCAAATCAGCAATCCAATATTCCGCAATACCTGCCTCTGCATACAAGGGGAGCTTAACTTCCACATCATATTGTATTGACTGTGATTGATCTCATCATAGACACAAATTACAACAAATATACAAACAATTCAATCTCCCATTCAATACATCATTGCTTCACAGCAATCGTTATTCGTCCCTTGTTTATTGCAAAATTCGTAAAAAGGTAACCGGAAAAGCCTACATATTTTTTCCACTCCTATAAAAAATGGACTTTTGACGCTTTTCCTTTAAAAGGGGGAAGGGAAGGCGGAAGTGGGAAGGCTGGAAGGGAAGGGGGAAGGCGGAAGGGGGAAAATTGCGCTCCTCGGCTTTCCGACTTCCGCCTTCACTGCGCTACGGTGCTTTCCGACTTCCAATTTCCGCCTTCCGCCGTCAGAATGTCAAAAGTCCAGTAAAAAAAAGTGCCTTCAGTAAAACCGAAAACACTTTAGGGACGGAAAAAAAATAAATGATACAACTTTTGATTCGCTAAAATTTTCAAAGCAACTGAGAGAAAGGAAGTTGTGTGAAAATATTCGCGAATCTTTGAAAAAAGTGGTATCATTTATTTCCGTCAAACTACTTGGCTATTCTTTTGACGCCATGCTGGCCAAGGCTACAAGCGCTTCGCCCGAGGCTCCAGGTCGGTAAGCTCAGCGATCCGAACGGGATGTCCAGACTCTATGCTCTTACGAGCCGCAATACCGATGAGACAAGACATCGCCCCATCTCTGGAACCTGCCGAATGTTTGTACGGATCTGGGTTCTCCGGATTGCGGAAAATTTTGTCGTGGAGACGTGCATCGCCACCACCATGCCCCCCACGCTCAGAGCCAACCTTAACCGTTTGGTAATCATTCCAGTTTTTATGCAAAATGATGGGCCTGAATTCTTGCTCATCAGCGCCGGCCTGGTTCATCTCCGCAGCGTGAAGGCCTTCTTGGTCAAGCGCATTGTTGCCCATCCAGGGGATATCCTCCCAAGCCTCTATCCGGCCATTTTTACCATTAAAAGCAATATGCCAGCCCTCAAAAGGGGAATAGGTTGTCAAGGAATAATTGACCACCACATTATTGGCATATTTGATCTGAGCCGACATCTTGTCGTAGATGTTGATCTCATGTCGGAACAAACAATTGTCACGGATATAGCCGTCGTATTTTTCATTTTTTACATACAGATTCATGTCGTGCTGACTCTTGGTGATATCCCAATAGTACTTACAATCCTTGGTATGTGGACAGGTTCGGCAATTGTCTCCGCGGAAAGGGCCATTGCTACCGTAGTTCTCCAGTGCCCCAAAAGCAAAAACTTCCTGTGGATCAGAGTCTAGCCACCAGTTCAGCAAATCAAAATGGTGCGTGGCTTTGTGCACCCAGAGGCTGCCACTGGATTCTCGTTGTCCGTGCCAGCGACGGAAATAGGATGCGCCGTGGTAATTATTCAGGTACCAGTGGAAATCGACAGAGGTAATATCTCCGATGGCTTCCTCTGCGAGTAATTGTTTGACTTTAGTCATATAAGGGCTCCAGCGGTAATTGAAGCCCACGATAAGGTTCTTGCGGTTTCTTTGTTCGGCCTCCAGGATAGCCTTACATTTATCTTCGTCTGTGGTAAGC from Saprospiraceae bacterium encodes:
- a CDS encoding Gfo/Idh/MocA family oxidoreductase; its protein translation is MQTTVDRRSFLTAISMLAAGNLMSVPSWGFGNSQAKLKVVLVGTGVRGTSFWGKRLVEQYPDILEFVGLCDINPGRLAFAKEYMGVSCPTFTKFEEMITTTKPDLVIVTTKDSTHHEFIIKGLDMGCDVLTEKPLTTDEDKCKAILEAEQRNRKNLIVGFNYRWSPYMTKVKQLLAEEAIGDITSVDFHWYLNNYHGASYFRRWHGQRESSGSLWVHKATHHFDLLNWWLDSDPQEVFAFGALENYGSNGPFRGDNCRTCPHTKDCKYYWDITKSQHDMNLYVKNEKYDGYIRDNCLFRHEINIYDKMSAQIKYANNVVVNYSLTTYSPFEGWHIAFNGKNGRIEAWEDIPWMGNNALDQEGLHAAEMNQAGADEQEFRPIILHKNWNDYQTVKVGSERGGHGGGDARLHDKIFRNPENPDPYKHSAGSRDGAMSCLIGIAARKSIESGHPVRIAELTDLEPRAKRL
- a CDS encoding RagB/SusD family nutrient uptake outer membrane protein, which gives rise to MKNKIYLLLLTVMAFASQSCEDYLKEDLISDVSSGTYYTTPQGFEDAVKATYSWMKPHFSVEKGFTMSVFGTDTYSNGADGSWKRYNLYNGDLNPSDGYARDTWRDFYRGINQANATINRGAKIDGISESTKNQRLAEVRFLRALYYFVLVQTYGDVHLTLEETEGVELEANRTAASEVYSQAIIPDLEFAISTLPDVQSNYGRATKPAAEGLLAKVLLTRSYKSYADGNDASRAEQLFSSVINNYDFKLLDDFSSLWDINNEQNSEVVFAIQNSKSQVDEGLDNQGHRGHLYFLMEYDVLPGMTRDIANGRPWKRFRPTPFLLSLWDRNIDARYDKTFKHAWYSNTAGNIPKWTQDDASAGYVDASLVGQPKFEVGDTAVYIPGPGRDAEWPAARQARSRYLVYTSDEWDERRFPSLNKWIDDTRPDRQKVEGQRDFILMRLADVHLMRAEARLKQNNTTGAAEDINLIRRRGAWPGKEDANMITAADVTLDFILDERARELVGEGHRWFDLVRTNKLVERVRLHNAQAAPNIQDFHVLRPIPQDQIDRTLGGYPQNPGYQ
- a CDS encoding Uma2 family endonuclease; this encodes MQYDVEVKLPLYAEAGIAEYWIADLQNQKIIIHTDPEGETYLNVDTYQKGEHIVSHILPNSLAVVDLLGLDFRS